GACCCGGACCCGGGCCCGGGCGCCGCGTAGGCCCCGCCACGCGGCCCCGCGCCGCCCGGCCCCGTGCCGCTTAGGCTTGCGCCCATGGCACCCAACATCGCGACGAACACGTCCGTGTCCCTCGAGGAGTTGCTGGACTTCGTCCGCCCCCGGCACCGGGCGATCCTGCTCACCCGGCGGGCCGACGGCGGCCCCCAGGGCTCCCCGCTGACCTGCGGGGTGGACGACTCCGGGCGGATCGTCGTCTCCACCTACCCCGAGCGCGCCAAGACGCGGAACGCCCGGCGGGACGAGCGGGTCAGCCTGCTCGTGCTCAGCGACGAGTGGAACGGGCCGTGGGTGCAGATCGACGGCGCCGCCGAGGTGCTCGACAGCCCCGACTCCGTCGAGCCGCTCGTGGAGTACTACCGCAACATCGCCGGTGAGCACCCCGACTGGGACGAGTACCGCGCGGCCATGCGCAAGCAGGGCAAGTCCCTCATCCGGGTGACACCGGTGCGCTGGGGCCCGGTCGCCACCGGCGGCTTCCCGGCGCGGCTGGTGGAGGGCGGCGACCAGGGCTGACGCCGCCGTACGTCCGAGTCCGGCGCCGTCACTCCCCGCGTCGGACCATCGTCTCGATGCCGGCGATCAGGAGGTCGAGGGCGAAGGCGAAGTCGCGGTCCCTGATCTCCTCCACCGTGCCGTCACCGCGGGCCCGGCGGAGGTCCGCGGAGCCGTCCACGGCCTCGCGCAGCTCCGGCTCGCGCGTGACGGCGCGCATCGCCCGGCGGTAGTAGTCGTCCTGGCTCATCCCGGCGGAGGCGCACCGCTGCACGAAGTGACCCTCGACGGTGCCGAAGCCGTAGACGAACTGGAACACCGCGGACAGCGCCCCCGCCTGCCCACCGGCCGACAACCCGGTACGCCGGACCAGCCGCTGCACGGCGAGCTGGAACTCCACGGCATGCGGCCCGATGTTGAGAAACGTCCCGGCCAACGAGGACAACCAGGGATGCCGCACCAGCAGCGCCCGGTACGCACCGGCCAGCGCCCGCAGTTCCTCCCGCCAGTCGGCGGGGGTGGCGGACGCGGACGCCGGTCCGGGATCCGCCGGGCTGATCTCGGCGAAGGCCGCGTCCAGGGCCAGTTCCAGGAGGTCGTCCTTGGTGTCGACGTACCAGTAGACGGACATCGCGGTGACGTTGAGGTCCGCCGCCAGGCGGCGCATGGAGAACTTCGCGAGGCCCTCGGCGTCGAGGAGTCGTACCGTCGCCGCGGTGATCCGGGCGCGGTCCAGGCCGGAGGGGCGGCTTCCGCCGCCGCGTCCGCCGCCGGCCAGGGGTGCTCCGCCCTCCAGCCAGACGCTGGTCCGCGGCGGATGCCCGTCCCGCTCGGCTGCCCTCACCATGGCGCACCTTCCTCGCACTCCGCGACCGGCCGCGCTATGGGGCGACCGCTGTCTCCGACTCTTCCCGCTCGGCCCGCCACCGCAACACGGCCGAACGGCCCCGGGTGCGGACGGACGGTGGCCCGGGGCGCACCGCGCGCCCCGGGCCACCGCCCACGTCCCTTCTTCCTCAGCCCGCGTCGCTGCCGCTCGTCGGCTGCGTCAGGTCGTAGAACGTGGCCGAACCCACCGTCACCTTCGTGAAGTTGCTCTCCACCCACGAGCTGATCTTCGACGAGGTACCGGAGTTCCCGCCCATGCCGCCGCCCATGCCACCGGCGATGAAGTAGTGGATCTTTCCGTCCGCCACGTACTTCTTGAACTGGGCGAGTGTCGGGGAGGGATCCGTGCCGTTGAAGCCGCCGATCGCCATGACGGGGTCCTCGGTGGCCAGCTGGTAGCTCGCCGCGTTCTGCGAGCCGATGGCCGCGGCGACCCACGTGTAGTCGTCCGCGTTCTTCTCCAGCAGCTTCTTCGCCTCGTCGGTCACGCTCGCGCCGTTGAGCAGTCCGCCCATGCCGCCGCCACCGCCGCCGCCCGCGCCACCGGCCTCGCCGGTCGTGCCGCCGGGCATCCCGCCGGGCATGCCGCCCTGCTGGTTCTGCCCCTGCCCTTGCCCCTGCCCCTGGCCGTTCCCGCCGGGGAAGCCGCCCGTGCCGCCCGTGCCGCCGCCGGGCATGCCACCCATGCCGCCCGTGCCGCCCGTGCCGCCCTGCTGGTTCTGGCCCTGGCCGCCCGGGAAGCCGCCGCCGCCCATCCGGCCACCGCCGCCCCCGCCCGGGCCGCCACCCCCGCCGAAGCCCATCCCCGCACCGGCCGGCCCCGCCGTCGGGATGGACCCCGTGTGCGCGGAGTTCACCGTGCTCAGCGTGTACGCCGTCGGCCCCGCCAGCGCCGCCGCGAAACTCACCGCGACCGCCGCGAGCGCCATCCGCCGGCCCAGCCGGGAGACGAACACCAGGCCGAGCGCACCGGCGAGGCCGCCGATCAGCACCAGCCACTTCAGCCAGGGCAGGTAATCCGGGGTGCGGTTGAGCAGCGCGTACCCCCACACCGCGCTCGCCGTGACCGCCGCCGCGAGGCACAGCGCGGCCCACACCCGCTCGCGCCGCTCCCACAGCAGGGCGAGCCCGATGCCGGTGACGGCGGCGAGGTAGGGGGCCAGCGCGATCGTGTAGTACTGGTGGAAGATGCCCGCCATGTAGCTGAAGACGACCAGCGTCATCACCAGTGAGCCGCCCCACGCCAGCAGCGCCCCGCGCGCGGCGTCCGTGCGCCGGGCCCGCCGGGTGGCCACGAGCCCCGCGACGAGCAGGATCAGCGCGGCGGGGAGCAGCCAGGAGATCTGCGCGCCGATCTCGGAGTTGAACATCCGGTCCCAGCCGGTCTCGCCCCACTGCCCGCCGCTGTTGCCACCGCCCGGGCCGCCACCGCCGCCGACGCTGCCGGTCTCGTCGCCGCTGATCCGGCCGAGTCCGTTGTAGCCGAACGTCAGCTCGAGGAAGCTGTTGTTCTGCGAGCCGCCGATGTACGGGCGGGACGACGCCGGCCACAGCTCGACGATCGCCACCCACCAGCCGCCCGCGACCACCATCGCCACGGTCGCGAGCGCCAGCTGGCCGAGCCGCCTGCGCAGCCGCACCGGGGCGCAGACGCCGTAGACGAGGGCGAGCGCGGGGAGGATCAGGAAGGCCTGGAGCGTCTTGGCGAGGAAGGCGAAGCCGATCGCCACGCCCGCCCACACCAGCCACTTGGTCCGGCCGTCCTCCAGGGCCCGGCTGACGAAGTAGACGGCCAGGGCCATCAGCAGCGCCAGCATCGCGTCCGGGTTGTTGAACCGGAACATCAGCGCGGCGACGGGCGTGAGCGCCAGCACGACGCCCGAGATCAGCCCGGCGCCCGCGCCGAACCGGCGGCGGACGGCCGCGTACACGACGGCGACCGTGCCGACGCCCATGAGCACCTCGGGGACGAGGATCGCCCACGAGTTCAGGCCGAAGATCCGCACCGACAGCTCCATCGGCCACAGGAAGGCCGAGGGCTTGTCCACGGTGATCGCGTTGCCCGCGTCCAGCGAGCCGAAGAAGAACGCCTTCCAGCTCTTGGAGCCGGCCTGCACGGCCGCCGAGTAGAAGGAGTTGGCCCAGCCGGAGGCGCTCAGGTTGTAGAGGTACAGCAGCGCGGTGGCGAGGAGGAGGCCGAGGAGGGCCGGGCGGGCCCAGCGCGGGTCCTCGGGGCGGCCGCGCCACAGGCGGTGCGGCAGCGGCGGCCGGGGTTCGCCGGAGGCGGGGGCGGGTGCCGTCTCCGGCTTCGGGGGCGTGGACGGGCCCCAGGAGGAGGGGCCCGCCGTGCTCGGCCCGCCGCTCGGCCGGTCGTAGTCGGTCGTCATCGTGAGTTCCTCGGATCGGTGTCGTGCGGGCGCACCGGCCGCAGCCGCGCGGTGCCGTCGTCGTACGTGTCGCCGTACGGGCTGTCGTACGTGTCGCCGTGGCTCGTGCCGTCGTACGTGCCCTCAGCAGCCGTCCCGCCGTACGGCGTCTCGCCGTACCCCGCACGGGAACCGGCCGTGGGCCGCTGCGGCAGCGGGGCGTACGCGCCCGGCTGCCGGGGCACCCCCGGGGTGACCGACGTCGGCGTGAGCGCCGTCGAGTACGTCGGCGAGGAGGCCACCGGGCCGGCGGCGAAGGGCTGGAAGGACGCCCCCGCCCCGTCCGCCTGCCCCGCCTCCCGCCGCTCGGGGAACACCCAGGCGCGGAAGAGCAGGAACCGCAGCACGGTCGCCGCGAGGTTGGCGGCGACGAGCACCGCCAGCTCGGTGGAGTGCGCGGGCGCGTCCGTGGCCGCGTTGAGCGCGGCCAGCGAGCCGCTGGTCAGCGCGAGGCCGATGCCGAACACCACCAGACCCTGCGCCTGGTGGCGGACCGCCCCGCCCCGGCCCCGCACCCCGAAGGTGAGCCGGCGGTTGGCGGCCGTGTTGGCGACCGCCGAGACCAGCAGGGCCAGCGCGTTGGCGATCTGGGAGCCGGAGAACTGCCGGAACAGGCTGTAGAGCAGCAGGTAGAAGAGAGTCGACAGGGCGCCGACCACGCAGAACCCGACGAGTTGCCGGGCCAGTCCGCGCGGCACGTCCTCGATGTCGCGGTCGCGCGGATCGTCGCCGAAGGGGCGGGCGAGCCGGTCCAGCGGCAGCGAGCCGGTGGCCAGCGCGCGGCCGATCCGCCACACGCCCTTGAGGTCGTCGGTCGCCGTCTTCACGATGTGCACCGTGGAGTCCGGGTCGTCGACCCAGTCGACCGGCACCTCGTGGATGCGCAGCCCGGCGCGCTCGGCGAGGACCAGCATCTCGGTGTCGAAGAACCAGCCGGTGTCCTCCACCAGCGGCAGCAGCACCTGGGCGACGTCACGCCGGATCGCCTTGAAGCCGCACTGCGCGTCGGAGAAGCGGGCCTGGAGCGAGCCGCGCAGGATCAGGTTGTACGTCCGGCTGATGAGCTCCCGCTTCGCGCCGCGCACGACGCGCGAGCTGCGGCTGAGCCGGGAGCCGATGGCGAGGTCGGAGTGGCCGGAGATGAGCGGGGCCACCAGCGGCAGCAGCGCGTTGAGGTCGGTGGACAGGTCCACGTCCATGTAGGCGAGGACCGGGGCGTCCGAGGCCGACCAGACGGTCCGCAGCGCCCGGCCGCGGCCCTTCTGCTCCAGCCGGAAGGAGCGCACCCCGGCGAGTTCCGCCTCCAGCCGCGTCGCCACCTCGGGCGTGGTGTCCGTGGACGCGTTGTCCGCGATCGTGATGCGGAACGCGTACGGGAACGTGCGTGCGAGGTGCTCGTGCAGTCTGAGCACACATGGCCGGAGGTCCTTCTCCTCGTTGTAGACGGGGATCACTACGTCCAGGACAGGCGTACCGGCTCCTGCGGCCGGGAGGTGCTCCCGCGCCGGCAGGGTGCCGGGAGAAGAGTCGGTTCGCATGGAACCGACTCAACTCACGCGCCCTGTCGCACCCATGTGGCAGCACTGTGCTGTGCCTGTGAGTGCGGTTGCCGGTTCGTTTCGGCCGCGGGAACAGCCGGTGCGGACGGGTGCGACAGCGCCGGGAGATGCACCGTGAAGACCGTACGGCCGGGCACGCTGTCCACGGTCACGGCGCCGTCGTGCGCGCTCGCCACGGCCTGCACGATGGCCAGGCCGAGCCCGGTGGAGCCGGTGGCGCGGGAGCGCGCGGAGTCGCCGCGCGCGAACCGTTCGAACACGTGCGGCAGCAGCTCGGCGGGGATGCCCTGCCCGTTGTCCTCGACGTCCACGCACAGCCAGGGCCCCCGGTGCTGCACGCGCGCGGTGACGGTCGTGCCGGGCGGGGTGTGGGTGCGGGCGTTGGCCAGCAGGTTGACCAGGACCTGTTGGAGGCGGGCGGCGTCGGCGGAGACCAGCGCGGGCTCGTCGGGCAGCTCCAGGCGCCAGACGTGGTCGCGGCCTGCGGCGCGGGCGTCGCTGATGGTGTCGACGACCAGGGGGACGAGGTCGGTCTGTTCGAACTGAAGCGGCCGGCCGGCGTCCAGCCGGGCGAGCAGCAGCAGGTCCTCCACGAGCAGCGTCATCCGCCCGGCCTCGGACTCGATGCGGCCGAGCGCGTGCCGGGTGTCGGGCCCGACCTGCTCCCGGCCGCGCCGGGTCAGTTCGGCGTAGCCGCGGATGGAGGCGAGCGGGGTGCGCAGCTCGTGGCTGGCGTCGGCGACGAACTGCCGTACCCGCGTCTCGCTCTGCTGGCGGGCGTGCAGGGCGCCGTGCACGTGGTCGAGCATCCGGTTGAGCGCGGCGCCGACCCGGCCGACCTCGGTGTGCGGGTCGGTCTCGGACTCCGGAACGCGCTCCTCCAGGTTCACCTCGCCGCTGTGCAGCGGCAGTTCGGAGACGCGGGTGGCGGTCGCGGCGACCTTGCGCAGCGGGCGGGTGGCGACGCTGACGAGGACCCAGCCGGCGATGCCCGCGGCGACGAGACCGGCGGCCGTGATGCTCACCTCGACGAGGATCAGCGTGCTGATCGTGCTGTCGGCGTCCGCGGTCGGGATGGCGACGTAGTAGTCGCCGTTGGGGCCGCCGGCGTACCGGACGCGGTAGTCGCCGAGGCCCGGGATCTCCACGGAGTGTTCGTCGCCGTCCCGCGAGACGGTCGCGAGCGCGGTGCGCTGGGCGGCGCTGAGCGACTTGACCTCCATCTGC
The DNA window shown above is from Streptomyces sp. NBC_00670 and carries:
- a CDS encoding ArnT family glycosyltransferase, producing MTTDYDRPSGGPSTAGPSSWGPSTPPKPETAPAPASGEPRPPLPHRLWRGRPEDPRWARPALLGLLLATALLYLYNLSASGWANSFYSAAVQAGSKSWKAFFFGSLDAGNAITVDKPSAFLWPMELSVRIFGLNSWAILVPEVLMGVGTVAVVYAAVRRRFGAGAGLISGVVLALTPVAALMFRFNNPDAMLALLMALAVYFVSRALEDGRTKWLVWAGVAIGFAFLAKTLQAFLILPALALVYGVCAPVRLRRRLGQLALATVAMVVAGGWWVAIVELWPASSRPYIGGSQNNSFLELTFGYNGLGRISGDETGSVGGGGGPGGGNSGGQWGETGWDRMFNSEIGAQISWLLPAALILLVAGLVATRRARRTDAARGALLAWGGSLVMTLVVFSYMAGIFHQYYTIALAPYLAAVTGIGLALLWERRERVWAALCLAAAVTASAVWGYALLNRTPDYLPWLKWLVLIGGLAGALGLVFVSRLGRRMALAAVAVSFAAALAGPTAYTLSTVNSAHTGSIPTAGPAGAGMGFGGGGGPGGGGGGRMGGGGFPGGQGQNQQGGTGGTGGMGGMPGGGTGGTGGFPGGNGQGQGQGQGQNQQGGMPGGMPGGTTGEAGGAGGGGGGGMGGLLNGASVTDEAKKLLEKNADDYTWVAAAIGSQNAASYQLATEDPVMAIGGFNGTDPSPTLAQFKKYVADGKIHYFIAGGMGGGMGGNSGTSSKISSWVESNFTKVTVGSATFYDLTQPTSGSDAG
- a CDS encoding sensor histidine kinase, with the translated sequence MSRRRRPRTQKRLAGKPRTLRTRLVVASLALIAVVCTVIGTVTTVALHSHLYDQLDGQLKEIAARASGAFIPPDGLKNNGTVPGGGQETGGQDTGVRQNADGKNADGQNGDGRQDRGTDLTEFVTRGPQPPGTIAASLTDGTVTDAKVGYKAKDDNNIPQMEVKSLSAAQRTALATVSRDGDEHSVEIPGLGDYRVRYAGGPNGDYYVAIPTADADSTISTLILVEVSITAAGLVAAGIAGWVLVSVATRPLRKVAATATRVSELPLHSGEVNLEERVPESETDPHTEVGRVGAALNRMLDHVHGALHARQQSETRVRQFVADASHELRTPLASIRGYAELTRRGREQVGPDTRHALGRIESEAGRMTLLVEDLLLLARLDAGRPLQFEQTDLVPLVVDTISDARAAGRDHVWRLELPDEPALVSADAARLQQVLVNLLANARTHTPPGTTVTARVQHRGPWLCVDVEDNGQGIPAELLPHVFERFARGDSARSRATGSTGLGLAIVQAVASAHDGAVTVDSVPGRTVFTVHLPALSHPSAPAVPAAETNRQPHSQAQHSAATWVRQGA
- a CDS encoding PPOX class F420-dependent oxidoreductase; amino-acid sequence: MAPNIATNTSVSLEELLDFVRPRHRAILLTRRADGGPQGSPLTCGVDDSGRIVVSTYPERAKTRNARRDERVSLLVLSDEWNGPWVQIDGAAEVLDSPDSVEPLVEYYRNIAGEHPDWDEYRAAMRKQGKSLIRVTPVRWGPVATGGFPARLVEGGDQG
- a CDS encoding TetR/AcrR family transcriptional regulator; the encoded protein is MVRAAERDGHPPRTSVWLEGGAPLAGGGRGGGSRPSGLDRARITAATVRLLDAEGLAKFSMRRLAADLNVTAMSVYWYVDTKDDLLELALDAAFAEISPADPGPASASATPADWREELRALAGAYRALLVRHPWLSSLAGTFLNIGPHAVEFQLAVQRLVRRTGLSAGGQAGALSAVFQFVYGFGTVEGHFVQRCASAGMSQDDYYRRAMRAVTREPELREAVDGSADLRRARGDGTVEEIRDRDFAFALDLLIAGIETMVRRGE
- a CDS encoding bifunctional glycosyltransferase family 2/GtrA family protein, with the translated sequence MRTDSSPGTLPAREHLPAAGAGTPVLDVVIPVYNEEKDLRPCVLRLHEHLARTFPYAFRITIADNASTDTTPEVATRLEAELAGVRSFRLEQKGRGRALRTVWSASDAPVLAYMDVDLSTDLNALLPLVAPLISGHSDLAIGSRLSRSSRVVRGAKRELISRTYNLILRGSLQARFSDAQCGFKAIRRDVAQVLLPLVEDTGWFFDTEMLVLAERAGLRIHEVPVDWVDDPDSTVHIVKTATDDLKGVWRIGRALATGSLPLDRLARPFGDDPRDRDIEDVPRGLARQLVGFCVVGALSTLFYLLLYSLFRQFSGSQIANALALLVSAVANTAANRRLTFGVRGRGGAVRHQAQGLVVFGIGLALTSGSLAALNAATDAPAHSTELAVLVAANLAATVLRFLLFRAWVFPERREAGQADGAGASFQPFAAGPVASSPTYSTALTPTSVTPGVPRQPGAYAPLPQRPTAGSRAGYGETPYGGTAAEGTYDGTSHGDTYDSPYGDTYDDGTARLRPVRPHDTDPRNSR